In the genome of Synergistes jonesii, one region contains:
- a CDS encoding P-loop NTPase family protein codes for MKSMQGHTNGLGAGLTETLSLFDRVMKAREWAAENVVECLDDCDEGARLAISPFGERIVVPCPLLSRECSRGRRFLAQGRAFAIASIPVEIPKRFRDTVGFARDTVALTGARLWNGRGFLYLYGGTGAGKSFAAAWRVYHDLQLQIEKDWSTPRKWPESVKLRAGWYSAFSVCLERQNLYAAEAAPMLILDDLGCEAQSPSNKSIINELVAVRYNEMRPTIITSNLNLQELEHIYGVRLYERVIQNGRTIDCGGYNMRLEGDSEE; via the coding sequence GTGAAATCGATGCAAGGGCATACGAACGGGCTCGGCGCGGGCTTGACTGAGACCCTCTCGCTCTTCGACCGCGTCATGAAGGCGCGCGAGTGGGCGGCGGAGAACGTCGTGGAATGCCTCGACGACTGCGACGAGGGCGCGCGCCTTGCGATATCCCCCTTCGGCGAGCGCATAGTCGTCCCCTGCCCGCTGCTCTCACGGGAATGCAGCCGCGGCAGGCGCTTTTTGGCGCAGGGCAGAGCCTTCGCGATAGCCAGCATCCCCGTGGAGATTCCGAAGCGCTTCCGCGACACCGTAGGTTTTGCGCGCGACACTGTAGCGCTCACGGGCGCGCGCCTCTGGAACGGACGGGGCTTCCTCTACCTCTACGGCGGCACCGGCGCGGGAAAATCCTTCGCCGCGGCGTGGCGCGTCTACCACGACCTGCAGCTGCAGATCGAAAAAGATTGGAGCACGCCGCGCAAATGGCCGGAGTCGGTGAAGCTGCGCGCCGGCTGGTACTCGGCTTTTTCCGTATGTCTCGAGCGCCAAAACCTCTACGCCGCCGAAGCCGCGCCGATGCTCATCCTCGACGACTTAGGCTGCGAGGCGCAAAGCCCGAGCAACAAAAGCATAATCAACGAGCTCGTCGCCGTGCGCTACAACGAAATGCGCCCGACGATAATCACCAGCAACCTCAACCTGCAGGAGCTCGAACACATCTACGGCGTGCGCCTCTACGAACGAGTGATCCAAAACGGCCGCACGATAGACTGCGGCGGCTACAACATGCGCCTCGAAGGCGATAGCGAAGAATAG
- a CDS encoding tyrosine-type recombinase/integrase, producing MNQTVPIRTEPEIHAFLRCLKEWNRNYYIAALIGINWGLRCSDILAMQVGDVAVHGCGRRVHVIDRLAIREIKTGKTRHILVTDKMRRALREHIRKMNGWVEETPLVLSQKKDGEGKAKALSRQQLWHVISVAAAMAGIPGEIGTHSLRKTYAYQAWRNGTRVDVIQKEFGHVNLETTHRYACIPIKEQEDIYRKVNF from the coding sequence ATGAACCAGACCGTACCGATACGCACGGAGCCGGAAATACACGCTTTTCTGCGCTGCCTGAAAGAATGGAATCGGAACTACTATATCGCAGCGCTCATCGGCATCAACTGGGGACTGCGCTGCAGCGACATCTTAGCTATGCAGGTGGGGGATGTCGCCGTTCATGGTTGCGGCCGGCGCGTGCACGTCATCGACCGTCTCGCGATTCGTGAAATCAAGACAGGCAAGACACGGCATATACTTGTGACGGATAAGATGCGCCGCGCGCTGCGTGAGCATATCCGCAAGATGAACGGATGGGTCGAAGAGACGCCTCTTGTGCTTTCACAGAAGAAGGACGGCGAGGGCAAAGCCAAGGCGTTGTCGCGTCAGCAGCTTTGGCATGTCATATCTGTCGCCGCCGCTATGGCGGGCATACCCGGCGAAATAGGTACACACTCGCTGCGTAAGACTTATGCTTATCAGGCTTGGCGGAACGGAACGCGCGTCGATGTAATCCAAAAAGAATTCGGGCATGTAAACTTGGAGACTACCCATCGATATGCCTGCATTCCTATCAAGGAGCAGGAAGATATCTACAGAAAAGTTAATTTTTAA
- a CDS encoding site-specific DNA-methyltransferase — protein sequence MASIQEYGFIIPVFINRDNVIIKGEGATIAATRLRLESIPCIYIENLTEAQQKAYVIADNRLAEDSEWDEETLAAEMLRLRDDFGIDLSITGFENREILTLNLDSAEGKAPEDELPEMEPSAVSRPGDMWLLDGHRIICGDCTDAATVDRLLGGRRPHLMVTDPPYGVGYNPTWRVEAGRKPKRTGKVLNDDRADWREAWELFPGDVAYVWHGSLHGLTVAASLSACGFVLRSQIVWVKPHLILSRGDIHWQHEVCWYAVREDGLPCPELPGYCSDEYDACWYAVREGEISHWQGSRKISSVWEIDFNGQDENTKHGTQKPVECMRRAILNNSKIDEFVYEPFSGSGTTLIAAQSCRRRCLAVELDPSYVDMAVRRWQRFTSRSATLDGDGGSFDRIGRERRE from the coding sequence ATGGCTTCCATTCAGGAATACGGATTTATTATTCCTGTATTTATTAACAGGGATAACGTCATAATAAAAGGCGAAGGCGCGACTATCGCCGCAACCCGGCTTAGGCTGGAATCGATCCCCTGCATATATATAGAAAATCTCACTGAAGCGCAGCAGAAAGCCTACGTGATAGCGGACAACCGGCTCGCGGAGGATTCGGAGTGGGATGAGGAGACGCTCGCGGCCGAAATGCTGCGCTTGCGGGATGACTTCGGCATTGACCTTTCTATCACCGGTTTTGAGAATCGGGAGATACTGACGCTGAATCTCGACAGTGCGGAGGGGAAGGCGCCGGAGGATGAGCTGCCGGAGATGGAGCCGTCTGCGGTCTCGCGTCCTGGTGATATGTGGCTGTTGGACGGACACCGCATCATATGCGGCGACTGCACCGACGCGGCAACGGTCGACCGGCTGCTCGGAGGTCGCAGACCACATCTTATGGTGACTGATCCGCCTTACGGCGTAGGGTACAATCCGACGTGGCGCGTCGAGGCGGGACGAAAGCCGAAACGCACAGGGAAAGTGCTGAACGACGACCGCGCGGATTGGCGCGAAGCATGGGAGCTTTTCCCCGGCGACGTTGCATATGTCTGGCATGGATCGCTCCATGGGCTGACGGTCGCCGCGAGCTTGAGTGCCTGCGGATTCGTCCTGCGCTCACAAATCGTATGGGTGAAGCCGCATCTTATTTTGTCTCGCGGCGACATCCACTGGCAGCATGAAGTATGCTGGTATGCCGTGCGCGAAGACGGGCTCCCTTGCCCCGAACTGCCCGGCTATTGTTCCGACGAATATGATGCCTGCTGGTACGCGGTACGCGAAGGCGAGATTTCACACTGGCAAGGGTCGCGAAAAATATCCAGCGTCTGGGAAATAGACTTCAACGGACAGGATGAGAATACGAAACACGGGACGCAGAAGCCGGTCGAATGTATGCGGCGTGCGATCCTAAACAATTCGAAGATAGATGAATTTGTATACGAGCCCTTTTCCGGTTCGGGAACGACGCTGATCGCGGCGCAGTCCTGCCGTAGAAGGTGCCTCGCGGTGGAGCTTGATCCCTCATATGTGGACATGGCAGTCAGGCGCTGGCAGCGCTTTACGTCTCGGTCGGCGACGCTTGACGGGGACGGCGGCAGTTTCGACAGAATCGGACGGGAGCGTCGTGAATAG
- a CDS encoding terminase gpA endonuclease subunit — MGVSEWADKNRILTKEYSELAGPWRTSRTPYLREPMDAFRVPGILKISLVFATQLGKTECEYNMAGYAIDQDQGSMLYVLPTDLLAKSISKGRFLSFVRSCDPLRERLDVKRSEIQQLYFPGMEIAFVGANSPSQLASRPIRYVFYDETDKFPLRAGDDADPFKLAAERTKTYYRRKEVEVSSPTYDRGHIWQAWLSADVRKRYFVPCPVCGELFVMRLKHIHWPEELNELTPQARRRRVVESAWIECPGCRSKIYDKYKQAMLRAGMWLPVEYDKDADDWVRTKRAPTRPRHVAYNLSTIYSPWKRFGDVAGEFLDSKDHPEKLMNFVNGWLGEPWVNQAARMRSDVVLEHMLCYERGTVPKDAMMLTAAVDVQKDHFWWSVHAWGEGMTSWLVDYGGGPGVCETWTDVERALEREYPQEASGEVFRVFFALIDSGYRTEEVYDFCLEHPGLTAPSKGLDETTAKGIPYRIGIIDKMRYTDLKLILLDTEYYKDFIYGRLNRPAGERGSFSVFDGCPKQYADQLCSEHKVTEYDRKGRAKETYKPVMSGIANHLLDCAVGNFAAAEIAGARTLRADDGEEE; from the coding sequence ATGGGCGTCAGCGAGTGGGCCGACAAAAACCGCATACTGACTAAGGAGTATTCGGAGCTCGCGGGGCCGTGGCGCACGTCGCGCACGCCGTACCTGCGGGAGCCGATGGATGCTTTCCGCGTACCCGGGATACTCAAAATATCGCTGGTGTTCGCGACGCAGCTTGGCAAGACGGAGTGCGAATACAACATGGCCGGCTACGCGATAGACCAGGACCAGGGCAGCATGCTTTATGTGTTGCCTACCGATCTGCTGGCGAAGTCGATAAGCAAGGGGCGTTTTCTCTCTTTCGTTCGCAGCTGCGACCCCCTGCGGGAACGGCTCGACGTTAAGCGCTCGGAGATACAGCAGCTTTATTTCCCCGGCATGGAGATCGCCTTCGTCGGCGCGAACAGCCCGTCACAGCTGGCCTCGCGCCCGATACGCTATGTTTTTTATGACGAGACGGATAAATTCCCTCTACGCGCCGGCGATGACGCGGACCCTTTCAAGTTGGCGGCGGAGCGCACGAAGACGTATTATCGGCGCAAGGAGGTGGAGGTCTCTTCACCTACTTATGACCGTGGGCATATCTGGCAGGCGTGGCTTTCGGCGGATGTGCGCAAGCGTTATTTCGTGCCCTGCCCCGTATGCGGCGAACTTTTCGTGATGAGGCTGAAACACATCCACTGGCCGGAGGAGTTGAACGAACTGACTCCGCAGGCGCGGAGAAGGCGCGTCGTGGAGTCGGCTTGGATCGAATGTCCGGGCTGCCGCTCGAAAATATACGACAAATACAAGCAGGCGATGCTTCGCGCCGGCATGTGGCTGCCGGTGGAATACGACAAAGACGCCGACGACTGGGTTCGCACGAAGCGCGCGCCGACGCGCCCGCGGCACGTAGCCTACAACCTTTCGACTATCTACTCGCCGTGGAAGCGTTTCGGTGACGTCGCAGGGGAGTTTCTTGATTCGAAGGATCACCCCGAAAAGCTGATGAACTTCGTCAACGGCTGGCTCGGCGAGCCGTGGGTGAATCAGGCTGCACGAATGCGCTCGGATGTGGTTCTCGAACATATGCTTTGCTATGAACGTGGAACTGTGCCAAAGGACGCCATGATGCTGACCGCGGCGGTGGACGTGCAAAAGGATCACTTCTGGTGGAGTGTACACGCATGGGGTGAAGGGATGACAAGTTGGCTGGTCGATTACGGAGGCGGTCCAGGCGTGTGCGAAACATGGACGGATGTAGAGAGGGCGTTGGAACGCGAGTATCCGCAAGAGGCGAGCGGCGAAGTCTTCCGTGTCTTCTTCGCGCTGATAGACTCCGGCTACAGGACTGAGGAAGTCTATGACTTCTGCCTTGAACATCCAGGGCTGACGGCGCCCAGTAAGGGACTCGATGAAACAACGGCGAAAGGTATACCTTACCGCATCGGAATCATAGACAAGATGCGCTATACGGACCTGAAATTAATACTCTTGGACACCGAATACTATAAGGATTTTATTTACGGCAGGCTGAACCGTCCGGCGGGGGAGCGCGGAAGCTTCAGCGTTTTCGACGGCTGCCCGAAGCAGTATGCGGATCAGCTCTGCTCGGAGCATAAGGTTACGGAGTATGACCGCAAGGGGCGTGCAAAGGAAACGTACAAGCCGGTTATGAGCGGTATTGCGAACCACCTGCTCGACTGTGCCGTGGGAAATTTCGCCGCCGCGGAGATAGCAGGCGCAAGAACGCTGCGCGCCGACGACGGCGAGGAAGAATAG
- a CDS encoding phage portal protein, whose protein sequence is MNENGLTFLDRLIGWFSPRLGIMRAAYRTELRNYDAARVDPSGGNWFPANATPEMTDAPSRDLIRARMRDLERNGDVTEGVIDAFLRNVVGNGFVLEAQAVSVRGKMLDAVNDRIEELWHDWSKPENCDITGDCSFGELLEMIVRRWEVDGEVFILRVVDPDGDGVLPLKLQLLEPDMLAGDIFQYGNRYVFGGIEVDEHMKAVAYHFRPDPMPYLRDQRVVRYPREYVAHIRSKKRPQQLRGMPDMAVSSERIRNVQEYITNELEAARTASCLTGVVTREKGGAGMGIGNPRGGRGGDAAARVEMIQRGLFNYLRPDEDVKFPAPGRPNSLASGFVAFLLRMIGMSRGLSYETVSRDMSQTNYSSHRGGQLEDRKTYVRKQQKLITDFCDRCYEWFLEAAVLSGKLSLPGFFEDAALRRRMSGHRWSTPGWKWVDPLKEASGIEKQLLLGLTTLSEVCGEQGKDWYEVLKQRKEETDAARELGIELPWFSSQSTTSADEYDALAKEDDVPPVKKKEEGAKGEEEDGDE, encoded by the coding sequence ATGAACGAAAACGGGCTGACCTTTCTTGATAGGTTAATCGGATGGTTCTCGCCGAGGCTTGGAATCATGCGCGCCGCCTATCGAACGGAACTGCGGAATTACGATGCCGCCCGCGTCGATCCGAGCGGTGGGAACTGGTTCCCCGCCAATGCCACTCCGGAGATGACGGACGCGCCGAGCCGTGATTTGATTCGCGCGAGGATGCGTGACCTGGAACGGAACGGTGATGTTACGGAGGGTGTGATAGACGCGTTCCTGCGCAACGTAGTCGGCAACGGCTTCGTGCTGGAGGCGCAGGCGGTGAGCGTACGCGGGAAGATGCTGGACGCGGTGAACGACCGTATCGAGGAGCTATGGCACGACTGGTCGAAGCCAGAGAACTGCGACATCACCGGTGACTGCTCTTTCGGCGAGCTGCTTGAAATGATCGTGCGGCGTTGGGAGGTCGACGGGGAGGTATTCATCCTGCGCGTCGTCGATCCCGACGGCGACGGCGTGCTGCCGCTGAAGCTGCAGTTGCTTGAACCGGACATGCTTGCGGGCGATATTTTTCAGTACGGGAATCGCTATGTTTTCGGCGGCATTGAAGTCGACGAACATATGAAGGCGGTCGCCTACCATTTCCGTCCGGACCCGATGCCGTATCTGCGCGACCAGCGCGTCGTGCGCTACCCCCGCGAATATGTGGCCCATATCCGCTCGAAAAAGCGACCGCAGCAACTGCGCGGGATGCCGGATATGGCCGTATCGTCGGAACGCATCCGCAATGTGCAGGAGTACATCACCAATGAGCTGGAGGCGGCAAGGACGGCGTCATGCCTAACCGGAGTCGTCACCCGCGAGAAGGGCGGCGCTGGGATGGGCATAGGGAATCCGCGCGGGGGGCGCGGCGGCGACGCGGCGGCGCGTGTCGAGATGATCCAGCGCGGGCTATTCAACTATCTGCGTCCGGACGAGGACGTCAAATTCCCGGCACCGGGGCGCCCCAATTCGCTCGCTTCGGGCTTCGTCGCGTTCCTGCTGCGGATGATCGGGATGAGCCGCGGGCTTTCTTACGAGACCGTTTCCCGCGACATGTCGCAGACGAACTATTCGTCGCATCGGGGCGGACAGCTGGAAGACCGAAAAACGTATGTGCGCAAACAGCAGAAACTGATTACGGATTTTTGCGATCGCTGCTATGAATGGTTTTTGGAAGCGGCGGTGCTTTCCGGCAAGCTGTCGCTGCCGGGCTTTTTCGAGGATGCGGCGCTGCGCCGGCGGATGTCGGGACATCGTTGGAGCACGCCCGGATGGAAGTGGGTGGACCCGCTGAAGGAGGCGTCCGGCATCGAGAAGCAGCTGCTTCTCGGGCTGACGACCCTTTCAGAGGTCTGCGGTGAACAGGGGAAGGACTGGTATGAAGTCCTGAAACAGCGCAAGGAGGAGACGGACGCGGCGCGCGAACTCGGTATTGAGCTGCCGTGGTTTTCTTCGCAGTCGACGACATCCGCCGACGAATATGACGCGCTGGCGAAGGAGGACGACGTCCCCCCCGTAAAAAAGAAGGAGGAGGGAGCCAAGGGTGAAGAAGAAGATGGGGACGAATAA